ttgtaaaaatgtgtgatgttgtttaaaagttatataatttcatgtagatatttggtatgtatgaGATCATAGTAAAAGGTGAAAATCTGCCAAATGTCTTTCACAAACTGTTGCTGTTTTGAGAATTGCGATAAATCGCTTAATTTATTCCATAGTGATGATCAATAAATGCATTAGAAATGAATTTTTGTGAGTTGTTCATTAGCTAGAAGCTTTTCAGGTCCACCTACTTAGCTCTGACCTACGGAGTGTGGGGTTGAGAGTTCGACACCAGGGCAATGTGTATGTCCCCTGTGACgtgtgataaaagacatttttctttaaaacattcattttccaTCTCTGATCCATGTGAGGAAGTTGGTAGTAACTTGCAGAGAACCAGTGAGTACTGGCTCAaaatccgggaacactggttaggttaactacccatTTCCATgtatgaaatattgttgaaaaaccatgctaaacccaaaacaaagaaatttatcaatattttatatatataaagttgaTAATAGCATAAACATCTATAAAATGGGCATTTTAATGCCGCTGTATACACTTactttttgttcattttgaaattatcaaaatgcCATTGTACACTCACAAATATGCATCTGAAATTTTTTGTTCCTCCTCACAAAAAAATTTGATGGGAGGAGGAGGATGGGATGCATAGATTTACCCTCATCCagatgtctgtctgtccatccaaaTTTGTGCTGTGAATgtctcaaaaagcatttgatataagCTTGAGTCGCCGAACAgtacaggattgttattcagctcgtgaagttgtgcacctggggttttattGGGGTTTTCACTCGGTGAGACCGTGTTATCGCCCTTGATTTGATAACAAATGTGTATAAAGGACCTGCAAGTTTGTGTTGCAGATAtcacaaaaaaagtatttgacctccGTGAAACCTTATAGAattattattcagcatatgaagttatGTACTTTGGGCAAGACcatagttatggttcttgacatactaaaaatatgcataaaaagcctaaaagtttgtgtcacacgtacctcaaaagtatatgacctagagtcatgatCTTGTGACCTGAAGTTGTCCACCAGAGGTTATAATTGGGATTTATCCCTCCTCCCACTCCcctacagaatttttttttactatcagTCGTTTGTATCCCGCATaccacccctccccctcccctatTTATGTAAGTTTACTAGTCTTGTATTGTCAACAAGCATCATATGGCCATACAGTGACAGTAGAGGAGTGTCCAGTGAACACATACCTAGTTTATAGTCTTGTATTTGGTCGAGTCTCGATACTGCTTTTCAATATTTGGTACTGGTTGTAACCTTATGTGATGGATTTTGAGATATCCATATATGTTCATCACAGTCCATATCAGACTCGTGCTTATAGCTCACATACATGTATCCAGAGTGTATTTGCGGGACAATTTTTTCTAGTATATAAACCTGGGTCACTGGTTGACTACTGAAAAATGATGTGAATCACATACCAgacaaacattattttcattttcattgctttaaattaaacattaaaacttCTGTTACAAATGTATTGATACAAACAAagctatcataaatttcacatttgtaaaatcacttctgattattttaagtacTTTGAAATCAAtgtctagactttatttaatgtatttctatcattgaaaattttagggtctatctctatataATTTCTTGAAAGTATGCGTCACATAACTCTTTTTACATTCCATAAGCTGTAGCACACTATCATGGTCATTTTCAGGCACGAACCTCAAGCACTTTTGCAATAACATTTAGATGAAATGACATGACATGCTTCAATGCAGGATGTCATGTATATGGTCTAGGAGGAACCATATAAGATCAAGTCCGTCATTCTTAGGTAGATCTTCTTGTACgaatcattttttttacaatgttacGAATGTAGTGTATGATGACTTGAATACTGCTATTTTCGAAATTGTACACTTTGACATGGGTTATCTGCCGCGATTGCCTCCCGGGCGCTACATTACTTCAACAGATTTTATCAGACTTGTATAGTTATTTTTTGATACATTAGACTAGACATAATCGTCAAGTTATTTGCTTAAGATAACGTTGTACATGAACTGCACTGGGTAACATTGTTGTTTTCGGTTCGCGACTGCTACTAAAACAATCGTTCAATGAGTTTTACTTTACACcacttttttcttattcttttatATGTAATACCCGCATAATTATTGTCTTATTTAATTCAGTTAACAACTTTTACTGTTATACCTTCCACATTTTTCATATTCTTTTGCATACGTAATATACTGCTCAAAATTTCAATACCCTCACGTCTTATTTCCGTGAGCTTAGCAGATTTGGCACTGTCGTCTGCCGCCCTCTCAAACATTGGCATAAGTCTGCGCAGCTGCTCGGTGGCTATAAAACGCTGTGCTGGCGTTCCATACCTTTTAATTACATCCATTTCCGACCTGCTGAATTTCATGGCCTCTCTCAAGCTGTCGCATTCTGTAATTGTGCTGTTTTGATATTGTGTAAACCTTGTtttattttgatctcgaaattcGGTACTAGACAGTTCCAGCTGCATTTCATTAAgtaataaatcaactttatttcGAAGTTGTAGCAGACGTAACTGAAAATTATCGACCTTGTCCCCTACAGCGTGGATATTTTTCCTCATGGCTTCAGCGGTATTCTCTAGCTTTTGGTGTATGTcacgaaactggttttcaattcTTGTGGTATTATTAGTTATAGCTTCATCTAATGCTAACGAATCGAATGTCACAACTGTGCAGCCCCATCGATGAAcagcatttttacatttttcacaaaGGATTGCCGAGTGTTCGCGACAATAAAACATAAACTTGTTCCCAGGATGCATTTGGCAATTTTCTATCTGTTCACATTCTTCAAGGTCTCGCGCATTCACTGAATTCTGTCCACCAACTTCGCCTTCCGTCTCGGGGACGACGGAATTCGCTGGATAATTATTCAATCTTTCAATAAAGCCCATCAATGGCCAGTTCGTCGGCAGTTGTCTAGCCCACTCCGTCGGAGCAACATTTTCCGGCGGTGTCGTCTGCTGTCGACATTCTGGACATATTATAGATCTTTGGCGTCCGTTCATGTTAGCATTTATATTCGACTGAATACATTCCTCGCAGAAAGTATGAAGGCACGCGAGGGCCTTCGGTGACTTTAATATATCCAGACATACTGAGCATTTCAAATTCTCCCGAAAACTTCTAGTTGCAATATCCAAAACGTTTCCCGAGCCCGTGGCCATTTTAGTCTTAACTAAACAAGAAAACGGTCTCTTTTtatatttagttttgtttaatTCCCAAAATCATCCTGATTGTATTTAATTGGTTGGTTTTTATCAAGTTGACATCTTCGTCATCCAAAGTGTGTATATTTAATTGTGTTGGTGTTTTATCAAGATAATAATTTAGATAACTTACTGATGCAGATACTAACAATTGATTTGaagttttataaaacaaaaagaaaagtatatatttgtttattatta
The sequence above is a segment of the Mercenaria mercenaria strain notata chromosome 3, MADL_Memer_1, whole genome shotgun sequence genome. Coding sequences within it:
- the LOC123523493 gene encoding tripartite motif-containing protein 2-like, which encodes MATGSGNVLDIATRSFRENLKCSVCLDILKSPKALACLHTFCEECIQSNINANMNGRQRSIICPECRQQTTPPENVAPTEWARQLPTNWPLMGFIERLNNYPANSVVPETEGEVGGQNSVNARDLEECEQIENCQMHPGNKFMFYCREHSAILCEKCKNAVHRWGCTVVTFDSLALDEAITNNTTRIENQFRDIHQKLENTAEAMRKNIHAVGDKVDNFQLRLLQLRNKVDLLLNEMQLELSSTEFRDQNKTRFTQYQNSTITECDSLREAMKFSRSEMDVIKRYGTPAQRFIATEQLRRLMPMFERAADDSAKSAKLTEIRREGIEILSSILRMQKNMKNVEGITVKVVN